A window of the Rhodoferax sp. GW822-FHT02A01 genome harbors these coding sequences:
- a CDS encoding methyl-accepting chemotaxis protein, translated as MAMDRIYSTLKVGQRLSVAFALIMALSLVSMLIAIQRLSQVGQSTRDMMAEPLKAERLVSDWNRNIAAGVRRTAAIARSSDPALADYFKQDQEEATKISSELQKALEPLMNSAEEKRLFQDIADVRKAFLDARNEIVALKKDGKADEAIKLMDEKFTPASKLYISKLGDLLQNERDQVNAFAKKIDQNYESSRNLLIALGVIGLAISVFLAWTLSSSITKPLTQANALATQVAAGDLTVHIDASGRDEISTLLQSLQAMQGSLVQVVSKVRVGSEGVATASSEIAQGNQDLSSRTESQASALEETAASMEELSSTVNQNADSARQANQLAINASTVAVQGGAVVGQVVETMKGINDSSRKISDIISVIDGIAFQTNILALNAAVEAARAGEQGRGFAVVASEVRSLAGRSAEAAKEIKSLINASVERVEQGTALVDQAGTTMAEVVSSIRRVTDIMGEISSASSEQAAGVSQVGEAVNQMDQVTQQNAALVEQMAAAASSLKSQAHDLVQVVSTFKLSASDTLQVTHQRAPAPKPAPKSLPKAVAQPGRAPQALAGKSSKPPMAKASAPKSLPQPKAVATAQAAKTNDDEWETF; from the coding sequence ATGGCAATGGATCGGATTTATTCAACACTCAAGGTTGGCCAACGCCTGTCGGTGGCCTTTGCGCTCATCATGGCGCTGTCATTGGTTTCCATGCTGATTGCGATTCAGCGCCTCAGCCAGGTGGGGCAATCCACCCGCGACATGATGGCGGAGCCGCTCAAAGCGGAACGGTTGGTTTCGGACTGGAATCGCAATATCGCTGCCGGCGTTCGCCGCACGGCAGCAATTGCCCGCAGCAGCGACCCCGCTTTGGCGGACTACTTCAAGCAGGATCAGGAAGAGGCCACCAAGATATCCAGTGAGTTGCAAAAGGCGCTGGAACCTCTCATGAATTCTGCCGAAGAGAAGCGCCTGTTCCAGGATATTGCCGATGTGCGAAAGGCCTTTCTCGATGCACGCAATGAAATCGTCGCACTCAAGAAAGACGGCAAGGCCGATGAGGCCATCAAGCTGATGGACGAGAAGTTCACGCCAGCCTCCAAGCTCTATATCAGCAAGTTGGGGGACTTGCTTCAAAACGAGCGTGACCAAGTCAATGCCTTTGCCAAGAAGATCGACCAGAACTACGAGTCCAGCCGCAATCTGTTGATCGCGCTGGGCGTGATCGGACTGGCCATCAGCGTATTCCTGGCCTGGACGCTGTCCTCCTCCATCACCAAGCCCCTGACGCAAGCCAATGCGCTCGCAACACAGGTCGCAGCCGGTGACTTGACTGTGCACATCGATGCCAGCGGTCGCGATGAAATCAGCACCCTGCTACAGAGTCTTCAAGCCATGCAAGGCAGTCTGGTGCAAGTGGTGAGCAAGGTGCGTGTGGGTTCCGAAGGTGTTGCAACTGCGAGCTCGGAAATCGCCCAGGGCAACCAGGACTTGAGTTCGCGCACCGAAAGCCAGGCCAGCGCTTTGGAAGAAACCGCTGCCAGCATGGAAGAACTCTCGAGCACCGTCAACCAGAACGCCGACTCCGCTCGCCAGGCCAACCAGTTGGCGATCAACGCATCTACCGTCGCCGTACAAGGCGGTGCCGTGGTCGGTCAGGTGGTGGAGACCATGAAAGGCATCAACGACTCTTCGCGCAAGATCAGCGACATCATCAGCGTCATCGACGGCATTGCCTTCCAGACCAATATCCTGGCGCTCAACGCTGCGGTGGAAGCAGCGCGTGCGGGCGAACAGGGCCGCGGCTTTGCCGTGGTCGCCAGCGAAGTGCGCTCCTTGGCCGGACGCTCGGCCGAAGCGGCCAAGGAGATCAAGAGCCTGATCAACGCCAGCGTGGAACGGGTCGAACAAGGCACCGCACTGGTGGATCAGGCCGGAACCACCATGGCCGAAGTGGTGAGCAGCATTCGCCGCGTCACCGACATCATGGGAGAGATCAGCTCAGCCAGCAGCGAGCAGGCTGCTGGGGTATCCCAGGTCGGAGAAGCTGTCAACCAGATGGACCAGGTGACCCAGCAGAATGCCGCACTGGTTGAGCAGATGGCCGCCGCGGCCAGCAGCCTCAAGTCGCAAGCCCACGATTTGGTGCAGGTGGTCTCTACCTTCAAGCTCTCGGCCAGCGATACCTTGCAGGTCACGCACCAACGCGCCCCTGCGCCCAAGCCCGCGCCAAAGTCTTTGCCCAAGGCCGTTGCGCAGCCGGGCCGTGCGCCCCAGGCTCTGGCCGGCAAATCTTCCAAACCTCCCATGGCCAAGGCCAGCGCACCCAAGTCCTTGCCACAACCCAAGGCCGTGGCAACCGCGCAAGCAGCCAAGACGAATGACGATGAATGGGAGACTTTTTAA
- a CDS encoding GNAT family N-acetyltransferase, translating to MSTPMQIRQDDLRGAQIIALLQAHRASMFAHSPPESVHALDLDGLRKPEITFWSAWDGETLLGCGALKELDATQAEVKSMRTVAAHLRKGVAARVLAHIVQVARDRGYDRLYLETGTAPAFAPARALYERHGFGYCGPFADYVEDPFSVFMCLQLPAPAM from the coding sequence ATGAGCACGCCCATGCAGATCAGGCAGGACGATTTGCGCGGCGCGCAAATCATTGCGTTGTTGCAGGCGCACAGGGCCAGCATGTTCGCGCATTCGCCACCGGAGAGTGTGCACGCGCTGGACCTGGACGGACTGCGCAAGCCAGAGATCACCTTCTGGTCCGCGTGGGACGGCGAAACATTGCTGGGTTGTGGCGCACTCAAGGAACTGGACGCCACGCAGGCCGAGGTCAAGTCCATGCGTACCGTGGCGGCCCATCTGCGCAAAGGCGTGGCTGCCCGCGTGCTGGCGCACATCGTGCAGGTGGCGCGGGATCGTGGATACGACAGGCTGTATCTGGAAACCGGCACCGCGCCGGCCTTTGCGCCAGCGCGCGCCCTGTATGAGCGCCATGGCTTTGGCTATTGCGGTCCCTTTGCAGACTACGTGGAAGACCCTTTCAGTGTCTTCATGTGCCTGCAATTGCCTGCACCGGCAATGTAG